In the Malassezia vespertilionis chromosome 1, complete sequence genome, one interval contains:
- a CDS encoding uncharacterized protein (COG:G; EggNog:ENOG503P5W2), with protein sequence MRLNSNTVLVGTRVVLVPYRAQHVAKYHTWMQDAALQEQTASSPLSLEDDDTRVDAWIAACPMIGDVNVFLGERDEEEDIVCGEMEVMIAEHAYRRQGFASEALQLLMHYITMVRAEPFPLHPTHLFARIGLANAPSIALFERLGFVRFKENTVFQEVEVRARADRFQRRAPDAVLTWEG encoded by the exons ATGCGGCTGAATAGCAATACGGTGCTTGTGGGCACACGTGTGGTCCTGGTACCTTACCG TGCTCAGCATGTTGCCAAATATCATACGTGGATGCAGGATGCTGCGTTACAAGAACAAActgcatcgtcgccgcTTTCGCTGGAGGATGA TGATACGCGCGTAGACGCATGGATAGCTGCGTGTCCAATGATCGGCGATGTCAATGTGTTTCTTGGCGAGCGagacgaggaggaagatATAGTATGCGGCGAAATGGAAGTGATgattgccgagcatgccTACCGCAGGCAGGGATTTGCGAGCGAGGCGTTGCAACTACTCATGCACTACATTACGATGGTACGCGCCGAACCGTTTCCATTACATCCTACACACCTCTTTGCACGCATCGGATTGGCCAATGCGCCGAGTATCGCGCTCTTTGAACGGCTCGGTTTTGTTCGTTTCAAAGAGAATACAGTATTCCAAGAAGTGGAAGTAcgtgcacgcgccgacCGTTTCCAACGGAGGGCGCCGGACGCCGTCCTAACGTGGGAAGGGTAG
- a CDS encoding uncharacterized protein (EggNog:ENOG503P3VX; BUSCO:EOG092652TN; COG:S) codes for MRATLAALQRTSVLCAQSTPHPLNDVQAVSNMLLAPLPLYRALLRAHRILPAEMRALGDDYIKAEFRRHQKIDNPLQIVAFCSQWKMYLDTLLANTRNPGQSLDSALLDKFSDEQLYQLYELKLATDEAFDPERAQDRPKKNGEGEGEGHA; via the coding sequence ATGCGTGCAACactcgcagcgctgcagcgcaccagtgtgctttgcgcacaaagTACGCCACATCCACTGAACGATGTACAGGCAGTATCGAATATGCTATTAGCGCCACTTCCGCTataccgcgcgctgctccgtgcgcaccgcataCTACCCGCAGAAATGCGTGCATTGGGAGATGATTACATCAAGGCAGAGTTCCGACGCCACCAGAAGATTGATAACCCATTGCAAATTGTGGCATTTTGCAGTCAGTGGAAGATGTACCTTGACACGCTATTAGCGAATACACGAAACCCGGGGCAAAGTTTGGATTCCGCACTCCTGGACAAGTTCTCCGATGAGCAGCTATACCAACTCTACGAACTTAAACTGGCCACGGATGAGGCTTTTGATCCAGAACGTGCACAGGATCGTCCAAAGAAGAACGGCGAGGGTGAGGGCGAGGGTCACGCCTGA